The Amycolatopsis sp. 195334CR genome window below encodes:
- a CDS encoding TetR/AcrR family transcriptional regulator, with protein sequence MERVALLGDAAIEVLAEHGMRGLTHRAVDTAAAVPAGSTSYYARTREALLELALTRMAELDTGDLPEAPDSVAKLTAGFLHAAITTGRTRTLARYEFALEATRRPALREIYDRIGARYRTQLKATMVALGSSDPERHARLMMAWCEGVMFDSLAGTGAADPPSLAELERSSEEVLRGIALAE encoded by the coding sequence ATGGAACGCGTCGCACTGCTCGGGGACGCCGCGATCGAGGTGCTGGCCGAGCACGGCATGCGCGGGCTGACCCATCGCGCGGTCGACACCGCCGCCGCCGTGCCCGCCGGTTCCACCTCGTACTACGCGCGCACCCGGGAGGCGCTGCTGGAGCTGGCGCTGACCCGGATGGCGGAGCTGGACACGGGCGACCTGCCGGAGGCTCCCGATTCGGTGGCGAAGCTCACCGCGGGCTTCCTGCACGCCGCCATCACCACCGGTCGCACCCGCACGCTCGCGCGGTACGAGTTCGCGCTGGAAGCCACCCGGCGCCCGGCGCTGCGCGAGATCTACGACCGGATCGGCGCGCGGTACCGGACCCAGCTCAAGGCGACCATGGTGGCGCTCGGGTCCTCCGATCCCGAACGCCACGCGCGCCTGATGATGGCCTGGTGCGAGGGCGTCATGTTCGACTCGCTCGCCGGCACCGGCGCGGCCGACCCGCCCAGCCTGGCCGAACTGGAGCGGTCCAGCGAGGAAGTCCTACGCGGCATCGCGCTTGCGGAATAA
- the hutI gene encoding imidazolonepropionase: MASTLITGISELTTNTGEKQRDVSVVIEDDRIAWIGRGAPEADSRVDVGGRAVLPGWVDSHTHLVFAGDRTAEFEARMAGKAYSAGGIAVTVEATRAASDADLAANLARHADEAARQGTTCLETKTGYGLSVEDEERSARLAGAVADEVTFLGAHLVPPGADAESYVDLVCGPMLDAVAPHVRWADVFCETGAFDEEQTGRVLMAAAAKGLGLRVHGNQLGEGPGVQLAVSHGAASVDHCTYLSASDVDALAGSSTVATLLPACDLSTRQPLAPARRLLDAGAVIALASNANPGSSYTTSMAFCVATAVLQMGLSIDEAVWAATAGGARALLRDDVGYVREGARADLHVLDAPSVTHLAYRPGVPLTWAVWRRGVRSQASR; the protein is encoded by the coding sequence GTGGCGAGCACACTGATCACCGGCATTTCCGAGCTGACCACCAACACCGGTGAGAAGCAGCGGGACGTCTCGGTGGTGATCGAGGACGACCGGATCGCGTGGATCGGGCGGGGTGCGCCCGAGGCCGATTCACGGGTCGACGTCGGTGGCCGCGCGGTGCTGCCGGGGTGGGTGGACAGCCACACGCACCTGGTCTTCGCCGGTGACCGGACCGCCGAGTTCGAGGCGCGGATGGCCGGGAAGGCTTACAGCGCGGGCGGAATCGCGGTCACGGTGGAGGCGACGCGGGCGGCTTCGGATGCTGACCTGGCGGCGAACCTGGCGCGGCACGCCGACGAGGCGGCTCGGCAGGGCACGACCTGTTTGGAGACGAAGACGGGGTACGGGCTGAGCGTCGAGGACGAGGAGCGCTCGGCTCGGCTGGCCGGTGCCGTGGCGGACGAGGTGACCTTCCTGGGGGCGCACCTGGTGCCGCCGGGCGCGGATGCGGAGTCCTATGTGGACTTGGTGTGCGGGCCGATGCTGGACGCGGTGGCGCCGCACGTGCGGTGGGCGGACGTGTTCTGCGAGACCGGCGCTTTTGACGAGGAGCAGACGGGCCGGGTGTTGATGGCGGCTGCTGCGAAGGGGCTGGGGCTGCGAGTCCACGGGAACCAGCTGGGGGAGGGGCCCGGGGTTCAGCTGGCGGTGTCGCACGGGGCGGCGAGCGTGGATCACTGCACGTATTTGTCGGCGTCTGATGTGGACGCTTTGGCGGGGTCGTCGACGGTGGCGACGTTGTTGCCCGCCTGCGATTTGTCCACGCGGCAGCCGCTGGCCCCGGCTCGGCGGTTGCTTGATGCCGGTGCGGTGATCGCGTTGGCGAGCAATGCGAACCCGGGAAGCTCGTACACGACTTCGATGGCTTTCTGCGTGGCTACGGCTGTGCTGCAGATGGGCCTCTCGATCGACGAAGCCGTCTGGGCCGCGACGGCTGGTGGGGCACGCGCCTTGCTCCGGGACGATGTGGGGTATGTGCGGGAGGGGGCGCGGGCGGATCTGCACGTGCTGGACGCGCCTTCGGTGACGCACTTGGCTTATCGGCCTGGGGTGCCGCTGACGTGGGCAGTGTGGCGACGCGGAGTCCGAAGTCAAGCCTCCAGGTAG
- a CDS encoding ABC transporter permease: MNPAIHAEWTKFHSVRSTWWSVAATVSLMIGYAGLAALSVRLGGDEELSAQGAIVGGTFYLGQFAVVTLATLVITSEYATGAIRSTLQWLPRRGGVLLAKAAVLAPVSFLLGLVCAGVGLAIAVPLIDGYGTPTSLSGVLQTTLATGGYFALLSLFCLGVGTALRSTAGTITVVTLILLMVPILIGGLGLDEVVHFFPGLAGTNAMVSGVSPVLGMPTPYPAWLGLPICAIWSAGALALGQALFRKRDAA; the protein is encoded by the coding sequence ATGAACCCCGCCATCCACGCCGAATGGACCAAGTTCCACTCCGTACGGTCGACCTGGTGGAGCGTGGCCGCCACGGTCTCGCTGATGATCGGGTACGCCGGGCTGGCCGCGCTTTCGGTCCGGCTCGGCGGCGACGAGGAACTGTCCGCGCAGGGCGCCATCGTCGGCGGCACCTTCTACCTCGGGCAGTTCGCCGTGGTCACGCTCGCCACGCTGGTCATCACCAGCGAGTACGCCACCGGTGCGATCCGCTCGACGCTGCAGTGGTTGCCCCGGCGCGGCGGCGTGCTGTTGGCCAAGGCGGCCGTGCTGGCGCCGGTGTCGTTCCTGCTGGGCTTGGTCTGCGCGGGCGTCGGGTTGGCGATCGCGGTGCCGCTGATCGACGGGTACGGAACCCCGACTTCACTGAGTGGCGTTCTGCAGACCACGCTGGCGACCGGTGGTTATTTCGCGCTGTTGAGCCTTTTCTGCCTCGGTGTCGGTACGGCGCTGCGCAGCACGGCAGGCACCATCACGGTGGTCACGCTGATCCTGCTGATGGTGCCGATCCTGATCGGCGGGCTCGGACTGGACGAGGTGGTGCACTTCTTCCCCGGCCTGGCGGGCACGAACGCGATGGTGTCCGGGGTGAGCCCGGTGCTCGGCATGCCCACGCCCTACCCGGCCTGGCTGGGGCTGCCGATCTGCGCGATCTGGTCGGCCGGGGCGCTCGCGCTCGGCCAGGCGTTATTCCGCAAGCGCGATGCCGCGTAG
- a CDS encoding glycosyltransferase — MDALLLTYGSQGDVQPFLALAGALRAAGHGVRLAGPARSAKLAGDLDYHPITDALIEVVDTDEVRRARDSGKGAGAVAKSLQAVKAAAREALDDSWSAAADGADVVVHHPITAGHHVAEKLAVPSVLASLFPTNVPTGEFPCATAPVRLPKALNRLTYRLDGLAGLALRGTIDDWRGSLELPKRRGRHDFLRDPRGEHVTVLNAFSRHVVPPPADWPESVHTTGYWFLPADPGWTPPAELTAFLDAGEPPVCVTFGSLVGADPAKTARTVLAAVREAGVRAVLVAGWGGLRVDEVSDDVLVVDQVPYDWLFPRVAAVVSHSGAGTSSAAAAAGRPQVGIPMDVEQPMWAARLHGLGVGPAPIPYGELAQAPLAAALRAVTGEPAYARRAAELGELIKAEGGAADAVAVLERRIG; from the coding sequence ATGGACGCGCTGCTGCTGACCTACGGGTCCCAGGGGGATGTGCAGCCGTTCCTCGCGCTGGCCGGGGCCCTGCGCGCGGCCGGGCACGGCGTCCGGCTCGCCGGGCCCGCGCGCTCGGCGAAACTGGCCGGTGACCTCGACTACCACCCGATCACCGACGCGCTGATCGAGGTCGTCGACACCGACGAGGTCCGCCGGGCCAGGGACAGCGGCAAGGGCGCGGGCGCGGTCGCCAAGTCCCTGCAGGCGGTCAAGGCGGCGGCCCGGGAAGCACTGGACGACAGCTGGTCGGCGGCGGCCGACGGCGCGGACGTGGTGGTGCACCACCCGATCACCGCCGGGCACCACGTCGCCGAAAAGCTGGCTGTGCCGTCGGTGCTGGCGTCGTTGTTCCCGACCAACGTGCCGACCGGCGAGTTCCCGTGCGCGACCGCGCCCGTCCGCCTGCCGAAGGCGCTCAACCGCCTGACCTACCGCCTCGACGGCCTCGCCGGACTCGCCTTGCGCGGCACCATCGACGACTGGCGTGGCTCGCTCGAGCTACCGAAACGCCGTGGCCGCCACGACTTCCTCCGCGACCCGCGCGGCGAGCACGTCACCGTGCTGAACGCGTTCAGCAGGCATGTCGTGCCGCCGCCCGCCGACTGGCCCGAGTCGGTGCACACCACCGGTTACTGGTTCCTCCCGGCCGATCCCGGGTGGACCCCGCCCGCCGAGCTGACCGCGTTCCTCGACGCGGGTGAGCCGCCGGTGTGCGTCACCTTCGGCAGCCTGGTCGGTGCCGATCCGGCGAAGACCGCGCGCACGGTGCTCGCCGCCGTCCGCGAGGCCGGGGTGCGCGCGGTGCTGGTCGCCGGCTGGGGCGGGCTGCGGGTCGACGAGGTGTCGGACGACGTGCTGGTGGTCGACCAGGTGCCCTACGACTGGCTGTTCCCGCGCGTCGCCGCGGTGGTCAGCCACAGCGGGGCGGGCACCAGCTCGGCGGCGGCCGCGGCCGGACGCCCGCAGGTCGGGATCCCGATGGACGTCGAGCAGCCGATGTGGGCCGCCCGCCTGCACGGTCTCGGCGTCGGGCCGGCGCCCATCCCGTACGGCGAGCTGGCGCAGGCCCCGCTCGCGGCGGCCCTGCGCGCGGTGACCGGCGAACCCGCGTACGCGAGGCGGGCCGCCGAACTGGGTGAACTGATCAAGGCCGAGGGCGGTGCGGCCGACGCGGTCGCGGTGCTCGAACGCCGGATCGGTTGA
- a CDS encoding phosphatase PAP2 family protein, with translation MSQELYDLITGVAADSPWLVQALFEVGTNGAILALMALSALLLWRARNDRLVLVSILLTAVATVLAYLLSELLKVLVTQDRPCRGSAVALEQCPPVGDWSFPSNHTVIATTIAVGLLTLWRRHPGTAGLALLLGAFAGFSRVFVGVHYPHDVLAGIGLGTVAALAVVLPLRERVPSYSRSSR, from the coding sequence GTGAGCCAGGAGCTCTACGACCTGATCACCGGCGTCGCCGCGGACAGCCCGTGGCTGGTCCAGGCGCTGTTCGAGGTCGGCACGAACGGTGCCATCCTCGCGCTGATGGCGCTCTCGGCCCTGCTCCTCTGGCGCGCCAGGAACGACCGCCTGGTACTGGTGTCGATCCTGCTCACCGCGGTGGCCACGGTGCTCGCCTACCTGCTCAGCGAACTGCTGAAGGTGCTCGTCACGCAGGACCGCCCGTGCCGGGGTTCGGCGGTCGCGCTGGAGCAGTGCCCGCCGGTCGGCGACTGGTCGTTCCCCAGCAACCACACGGTCATCGCCACCACCATCGCCGTCGGACTGCTGACGCTGTGGCGTCGGCACCCCGGCACCGCCGGACTCGCCCTGCTGCTCGGCGCCTTCGCCGGGTTCTCACGGGTGTTCGTCGGCGTCCACTACCCGCACGACGTGCTCGCCGGCATCGGGCTCGGCACGGTGGCCGCACTCGCCGTGGTGCTGCCGCTCCGCGAGCGCGTCCCCAGTTATTCGAGGAGCAGCCGATGA
- a CDS encoding ion transporter, with amino-acid sequence MTASGTIRRRRVAPVDLAMLVLAIVSVGLLVYVMFWPHSEQTAHLIFVIDTCICGVFFLEFLWRWRQAGWERWFPLRNWYEVLGMIPVAHPALRGFRLLRIIVVLVRLARTADRAFGEKFTQRLVERLSRPIVLAIKKPITVAVLDEVVKVLETGNYPQNLARSLGENREMLRQIVTEKMKADPQAGRLSRLPFHDEIVRSVVDTVMRITLEVLTDPRIDDFFAHVVRENREQIREAVQLGLHEESGDDEELAKELPVPPQGLNRAV; translated from the coding sequence ATGACGGCGAGCGGCACGATCCGGCGGCGCCGGGTCGCCCCGGTGGACCTGGCCATGCTGGTGCTGGCGATCGTCTCGGTCGGATTGCTGGTCTACGTGATGTTCTGGCCGCACTCGGAGCAGACGGCGCACCTCATCTTCGTGATCGACACCTGCATCTGCGGCGTGTTCTTCCTCGAGTTCCTGTGGCGGTGGCGCCAGGCGGGCTGGGAACGCTGGTTCCCGCTGCGCAACTGGTACGAGGTGCTCGGCATGATCCCGGTGGCGCACCCGGCGCTGCGCGGGTTCCGGCTGCTGCGGATCATCGTGGTGCTGGTGCGCCTGGCGCGGACCGCCGATCGCGCGTTCGGCGAGAAGTTCACCCAGCGGCTGGTGGAGCGGTTGTCCCGGCCGATCGTGCTGGCGATCAAGAAGCCGATCACGGTGGCCGTGCTGGACGAGGTGGTCAAGGTGCTGGAAACCGGGAACTACCCGCAGAACCTGGCTCGCTCGCTCGGGGAGAACCGCGAAATGCTGCGGCAGATCGTCACCGAGAAGATGAAGGCGGACCCGCAGGCCGGCCGCCTGTCCAGACTGCCGTTCCACGACGAGATCGTGCGCAGCGTGGTGGACACGGTCATGCGCATCACCCTCGAAGTGCTCACCGACCCGCGCATCGACGACTTCTTCGCGCACGTGGTGCGGGAGAACCGCGAGCAGATCCGCGAGGCGGTGCAACTGGGGCTGCACGAGGAAAGCGGCGACGACGAGGAGTTGGCGAAGGAGCTGCCCGTGCCGCCGCAGGGCCTCAACCGCGCGGTTTGA
- a CDS encoding response regulator transcription factor — MIRVLVADDEPMIRAGVAAILASDEQIEVVAEAADGREAVERVRSVRPDVALLDIRMPNLDGLSAAEEVRRLVPETAVIMLTTFSEDEYIGRALAAGAGGFLLKSGDPRELVAGVRAVADGAAFLSPKVAHRVIAQLSGERLSRAAAAREQITALTDREREVLALVGAGMSNADIAGKLFVVEGTVKAYVSTILSRLGAKNRVQAAIVAYEAGLVGD; from the coding sequence TTGATCCGCGTGCTGGTGGCCGACGACGAGCCGATGATCAGGGCCGGGGTGGCCGCGATCCTCGCGTCGGACGAACAGATCGAGGTGGTGGCCGAGGCGGCCGACGGCCGGGAGGCGGTGGAGCGCGTGCGCTCGGTGCGGCCCGACGTCGCGCTGCTGGACATCCGCATGCCGAACCTCGACGGCCTGTCCGCCGCCGAGGAGGTCCGGCGGCTGGTGCCGGAAACCGCGGTGATCATGCTGACCACCTTCTCCGAGGACGAGTACATCGGCCGCGCGCTGGCCGCCGGGGCCGGTGGGTTCCTGCTGAAGTCGGGTGATCCGCGGGAGCTGGTCGCCGGGGTGCGCGCGGTCGCGGACGGGGCCGCGTTCCTCTCGCCGAAGGTGGCCCACCGGGTGATCGCCCAGCTCTCCGGCGAGCGCCTCAGCCGCGCCGCCGCGGCCCGCGAGCAGATCACCGCGCTGACCGACCGCGAGCGGGAGGTGCTGGCACTGGTCGGAGCCGGAATGTCCAATGCGGACATCGCGGGCAAGTTGTTCGTGGTGGAGGGCACGGTGAAGGCCTACGTCAGCACGATCCTGAGCAGGCTGGGCGCGAAGAACCGGGTGCAGGCCGCGATCGTGGCCTACGAGGCCGGGCTCGTCGGCGACTGA
- a CDS encoding ABC transporter ATP-binding protein — MITLRGLTKRYGEKTVVDHLSLDVATGRVTGFLGPNGAGKSTTMRMVLGLDHPSGGHALVNGKPYRELRHPLREIGALLDAKALHPGRTARWHLLAMARSNAIPDRRVDEVLATVGLTDVAGKRAGAFSLGMGQRLGIAGALLGDPGVLMFDEPVNGLDPDGVRWVRQLMRSLADEGRTVFVSSHLMSEMQLTAHDLVVIGKGKLLANAPVAEFIAGNSRTAVVVRVPRATDRQQLSARLRADGLSIEDLPVELVVHGATVQRVGEVAHELGVLLHGLAERTASLEQAYMELTASSVEYGVHA; from the coding sequence ATGATCACGCTTCGCGGCCTGACGAAGCGCTACGGCGAGAAGACCGTGGTGGACCACCTCAGCCTGGACGTGGCAACCGGCCGGGTGACCGGCTTCCTCGGCCCCAATGGCGCCGGGAAGTCCACCACCATGCGGATGGTGCTCGGGCTCGACCACCCGAGCGGGGGCCACGCGCTGGTCAACGGCAAGCCGTACCGCGAGCTGCGCCACCCGCTGCGCGAGATCGGCGCCCTGCTCGACGCGAAGGCACTGCACCCCGGCCGGACGGCGCGCTGGCACCTGCTGGCGATGGCCCGCAGCAACGCCATCCCGGACCGCCGGGTCGACGAGGTGCTGGCCACCGTCGGGCTGACCGACGTGGCGGGCAAGCGCGCGGGCGCCTTCTCGCTCGGCATGGGGCAGCGGCTCGGCATCGCGGGCGCGCTGCTCGGCGACCCCGGCGTGCTGATGTTCGACGAACCGGTGAACGGCCTCGATCCCGACGGGGTGCGCTGGGTGCGGCAGCTGATGCGCTCGCTGGCCGACGAAGGCCGCACGGTCTTCGTCTCCAGCCACCTGATGAGCGAGATGCAGCTGACCGCGCACGACCTGGTGGTGATCGGCAAGGGGAAGCTCCTGGCGAACGCCCCGGTCGCGGAGTTCATCGCGGGCAACTCCCGCACCGCGGTGGTGGTGCGGGTCCCGCGGGCCACCGACCGGCAGCAGCTTTCCGCGCGCCTGCGTGCCGACGGACTGTCCATTGAGGACCTTCCGGTCGAGCTGGTGGTGCACGGCGCCACGGTGCAGCGCGTCGGTGAGGTCGCCCACGAACTCGGCGTGCTGCTGCACGGGCTGGCCGAACGCACCGCCTCGCTGGAACAGGCGTACATGGAGCTGACCGCGAGTTCGGTCGAGTACGGGGTGCACGCGTGA
- a CDS encoding dienelactone hydrolase family protein has translation MAPEIETSTITVGPLSAYLARPAGGSESGMLLLPMITGIGEQVREYAHQLAERGVTALTWDVWHGPSSDDTPIERLQELLAELDDETALAEQTRLLDHLLGELGCAKAGVIGWCLGGRFALILAGRDERLVNAVAYHPTVPGETPPNHTVDAIAHCARIKAPVMMLYPGADSLVPPERFTQLQSALQGRESGASIIHHYPGAEHGFSNRTRHGNEVNVRAYQLSWPQVRDFVGVTTA, from the coding sequence ATGGCACCGGAGATCGAGACTTCGACCATCACCGTCGGCCCCCTGTCCGCCTACCTCGCCCGCCCGGCGGGCGGCAGCGAGAGCGGCATGCTGCTCCTCCCGATGATCACCGGCATCGGGGAGCAGGTCCGCGAATACGCCCACCAACTCGCCGAACGCGGTGTCACCGCGCTGACCTGGGACGTCTGGCACGGCCCCAGCAGCGACGACACCCCGATCGAACGCCTCCAGGAACTGCTCGCCGAACTCGACGACGAGACCGCGCTCGCCGAGCAGACGCGACTGCTCGACCACCTGCTCGGCGAACTCGGCTGCGCGAAGGCCGGGGTGATCGGCTGGTGCCTCGGCGGCCGGTTCGCGCTGATCCTGGCCGGGCGCGACGAACGCCTGGTCAACGCGGTCGCCTACCACCCGACCGTGCCCGGCGAGACCCCGCCGAACCACACCGTGGACGCGATCGCCCATTGCGCGCGGATCAAGGCACCGGTGATGATGCTGTACCCGGGCGCCGACTCCCTCGTCCCGCCCGAGCGCTTCACCCAACTGCAGTCCGCGCTCCAGGGGCGCGAGAGCGGAGCGAGCATCATCCACCACTACCCGGGCGCCGAACACGGGTTCAGCAACCGCACCCGCCACGGCAACGAGGTCAACGTGCGCGCCTACCAGCTCTCCTGGCCGCAGGTGCGCGACTTCGTCGGCGTGACCACCGCGTGA
- a CDS encoding sensor histidine kinase — translation MRDEKRGRWERLLAVVVWVLLCALVTYESRTAEVPVELVCGLLAITVTMATAWRWPLVALAVACVSGVGVLFNFGGRVPLWPILLMIVAGFFAGRRAGELKPALLVFGGAALAGLPVAVVVSEDVLAGWGAMVATMACAAGFTWQMGRYFKLREDLVRNGWERAEQLETEQRIVADEARLRERARIAADMHDSLGHELSLLALRAGALEMAPELSERRRAEAGELRQSAGVATERLHEIIGMLREDATAPMEPVGEDIAALVERARASGLRIDAELAPAEDVPPMVDRAAYRVVQEALTNVAKHAPGAAAEVRVQYTDGETVVSVRNDPPPAGPLPGRPGGRRGLTGLRERVRLVGGSLEAGPGPRGFEVRARLPHDAAPTADSTATEAERSEAARALDLGRRKANRTLLVGLGVPVSLLAVFSGISAVFYTHDWVTSKLDAPAFFGMELGQQRADLVAVLPSRQKQYRARLPEPPVPEGAVCEYYGTDEGLLEFSDHAYRLCFAGGRLVGRDLIADEGEQR, via the coding sequence GTGCGGGACGAGAAACGCGGCAGGTGGGAGCGGCTGCTCGCCGTGGTCGTCTGGGTGCTGCTGTGCGCGCTGGTGACCTACGAGAGCCGGACCGCGGAGGTGCCGGTCGAGCTGGTCTGCGGGCTGCTCGCGATCACCGTCACGATGGCGACGGCGTGGCGGTGGCCGCTGGTCGCGCTGGCGGTGGCCTGCGTGTCGGGGGTCGGCGTGCTGTTCAACTTCGGTGGCCGGGTGCCGCTGTGGCCGATCCTGCTGATGATCGTGGCCGGGTTCTTCGCCGGGCGCCGGGCCGGGGAGCTGAAGCCCGCGCTGCTCGTCTTCGGCGGGGCCGCGCTGGCCGGGTTGCCGGTCGCGGTGGTGGTCAGCGAGGACGTGCTGGCCGGCTGGGGCGCGATGGTGGCCACGATGGCGTGCGCGGCCGGCTTCACCTGGCAGATGGGCCGGTACTTCAAGCTGCGCGAGGACCTGGTCCGCAACGGCTGGGAGCGGGCCGAGCAGCTGGAGACCGAACAGCGGATCGTCGCCGACGAGGCCCGGTTGCGCGAGCGCGCGCGGATCGCCGCGGACATGCACGACTCCCTCGGGCACGAGCTGAGCCTGCTCGCGCTGCGGGCTGGTGCCCTGGAAATGGCGCCCGAGCTGTCCGAACGACGGCGCGCGGAGGCGGGGGAACTGCGCCAGAGCGCGGGCGTGGCCACCGAACGGCTGCACGAGATCATCGGCATGCTGCGCGAGGACGCGACCGCGCCGATGGAACCGGTCGGCGAGGACATCGCCGCGCTGGTCGAGCGGGCGAGGGCGTCCGGCCTGCGGATCGACGCCGAACTGGCCCCCGCCGAGGACGTGCCGCCGATGGTCGACCGCGCCGCCTACCGCGTGGTGCAGGAGGCGCTGACCAACGTCGCGAAGCACGCGCCGGGTGCCGCCGCCGAGGTCCGCGTCCAGTACACCGACGGCGAGACCGTCGTGTCGGTGCGCAATGATCCGCCGCCCGCCGGGCCACTGCCGGGCCGTCCTGGCGGCCGTCGCGGGCTCACCGGCCTGCGCGAGCGTGTCCGGTTGGTGGGCGGGTCGCTCGAAGCCGGTCCGGGCCCGCGCGGGTTCGAGGTGCGCGCGCGGCTGCCGCACGACGCCGCGCCCACGGCCGACAGCACGGCGACCGAGGCCGAACGCTCCGAGGCAGCCCGCGCGCTGGACCTGGGGCGGCGCAAGGCGAACCGCACGCTGCTGGTCGGGCTCGGCGTGCCGGTCTCGTTGCTGGCCGTGTTCAGCGGGATCAGCGCGGTCTTCTACACCCACGACTGGGTCACCTCGAAGCTCGATGCGCCGGCGTTCTTCGGCATGGAACTGGGGCAGCAGCGCGCCGACCTGGTCGCCGTGCTGCCGTCGCGGCAGAAGCAGTACCGCGCGCGGCTGCCGGAGCCGCCGGTGCCCGAGGGCGCGGTCTGCGAGTACTACGGCACCGACGAGGGTCTGCTGGAGTTCAGCGACCACGCGTACCGGCTCTGCTTCGCCGGTGGCAGGCTGGTCGGCCGGGACTTGATCGCCGATGAGGGGGAACAGCGTTGA
- a CDS encoding FAD-dependent monooxygenase, translating to MRGTAVVVGGGIGGLAAAIGLRKAGWRVRVLERAPRFTAVGAGISLWPNALRALTELGLGPRLGPLLTPQASGGLLDQDGRWLTRWDASVFERTLGRPLVGIHRAHLLELLLAALPEDCLEPGTTVESAAGLDADLVVGADGIHSRLRGDLHPGHPAPVYSGTTAFRGVTARTDDVQLGVTLGPGVELGVVPLAGGDVYWYAAVSAREGTTVDDPKAYLLDRFTGWRSQVPALVERTETLLHHDIHWLGTPLPSYVGGNVALLGDAAHAMQPFLGQGGCQSIEDAVVLAAAAARHDDVASVLAHYDRERRPRSQRIARNSAKMGKFGQQLENPLAVRARNTLIRLLPASLSVRGSIKMSDWTPPHIGVQSPTSPAS from the coding sequence ATGCGCGGCACGGCGGTGGTGGTCGGTGGCGGGATCGGCGGGCTGGCGGCCGCGATCGGGCTGCGCAAGGCGGGCTGGCGGGTGCGCGTGCTCGAACGCGCGCCGCGCTTCACCGCGGTCGGGGCCGGGATCAGCCTGTGGCCGAACGCACTGCGGGCGCTCACCGAACTCGGCCTCGGCCCGCGGCTCGGCCCGCTGCTCACGCCGCAGGCCTCGGGCGGCCTGCTCGACCAGGACGGGCGCTGGCTGACCCGGTGGGACGCCTCGGTGTTCGAACGCACGCTGGGCCGCCCGCTGGTCGGCATCCACCGCGCCCACCTGCTTGAACTGCTGCTCGCCGCACTCCCGGAGGACTGCCTGGAGCCGGGCACCACCGTCGAATCGGCCGCCGGGCTGGACGCGGATCTGGTGGTCGGCGCGGACGGCATCCACAGCCGCCTCCGCGGTGACCTCCACCCCGGCCACCCGGCCCCGGTCTACAGCGGGACGACCGCCTTCCGCGGTGTCACCGCCCGCACCGACGACGTCCAGCTCGGCGTCACCCTGGGGCCGGGCGTCGAGCTGGGCGTGGTCCCGCTCGCCGGCGGGGACGTGTACTGGTACGCCGCGGTGAGCGCCCGCGAAGGGACCACTGTGGACGATCCGAAGGCGTACCTGCTCGACCGCTTCACCGGCTGGCGGTCGCAAGTACCCGCGCTGGTCGAACGCACGGAAACCTTACTGCACCACGACATCCACTGGCTCGGTACGCCGTTGCCGTCCTACGTCGGCGGCAACGTCGCGCTGCTCGGGGACGCCGCCCACGCGATGCAGCCCTTCCTCGGCCAGGGCGGCTGTCAGTCCATTGAGGACGCTGTGGTCCTGGCCGCGGCCGCCGCGCGCCACGACGACGTGGCATCCGTGCTCGCGCACTACGACCGCGAACGCCGTCCGCGCAGCCAGCGCATCGCCCGCAACTCGGCGAAGATGGGCAAGTTCGGGCAGCAGTTGGAGAATCCGCTCGCCGTACGGGCACGCAACACGCTGATCCGGTTGCTACCGGCGAGCCTGAGCGTGCGGGGTTCGATCAAGATGTCCGACTGGACACCGCCGCACATCGGAGTTCAGTCGCCGACGAGCCCGGCCTCGTAG